From Tiliqua scincoides isolate rTilSci1 chromosome 2, rTilSci1.hap2, whole genome shotgun sequence, the proteins below share one genomic window:
- the NDUFB4 gene encoding NADH dehydrogenase [ubiquinone] 1 beta subcomplex subunit 4 produces the protein MAEPSVGQPTSKYRPAPLASLPPTLDPAEYDVSPEKRRAAAERLAIRARLKRNYLLQLNDPRRTQLIDDPALTRWTYARANVYPHFRVTPKTSLMGAVFGIGPILFWWYVIKKERDYREKLIQEGKYERPFHLAY, from the exons ATGGCGGAGCCCTCTGTGGGACAGCCGACCTCCAAGTATCGGCCGGCGCCTCTGGCGTCCTTGCCGCCCACCCTCGACCCGGCTGAGTACGACGTCTCGCCGGAGAAGCGCCGCGCCGCTGCCGAGCGCCTGGCCATCCGCGCCCGCCTCAAGCGCAACTACCTGCTGCAGCTGAACGACCCCCGCCGGACCCAGCTCATC gATGATCCCGCCTTGACTCGTTGGACCTATGCCAGAGCCAATGTCTATCCTCATTTCCGAGTAACGCCTAAAACTTCCCTAATGGGAGCTGTTTTTGGAATAGGACCCATTCTTTTCTGGTGGTATGTCATCAAAAAGGAAAGG GATTATAGAGAGAAACTAATACAGGAAGGCAAATATGAACGACCATTCCACCTCGCCTATTGA